CAAAAAGATGGCATGTGGTTAGATGAAGATAAGAGAGTTAATATCTGGTAAAGAGGGCGTAGCGGGGGCGGTTAACCCAGGCGAATTTGCCTAAGGATTGAAATTGCACGCGTTTTTTGCGTGTGATTCCAATCCTGTAGCAAACCGGAATGGGTTGCCCCTACGGAGCCCGTTTAAAGAGCGTGGAAGACAACGGGAGCTTTCGAGCTTGCCTGAGAGCCACAATTATTCGCCGAATTTGCGAATAGTTGCGGTTCTGTAGCAAAGCACAGGAAGGTGTTGTCTGGAACGCGTTTATGCCGCATACTTCGAAAGAAGCAGGCAGGAAAGCCAAAGGCACCAAAGGGCTTCTATGTGTATAGTATTCTGTAGCAAAGCACAGGAAGGTGTTGTCAAAAACTTATGTTGCATACTTTGAAAAAAGTGGAAAAACACCATGCTTCCCATTAGAATACATTGATGATTACAAATTAATACCTTGAATGGCATTTTCATAAGTCCACTCCAGTATTTCATTTACATTTCCTGTTTTATAGAATTCACTAATTAGTTCATTCCATTTTGACCATAAATCTAGTGGTACATTGATAAGTCCTGCGCCATTGTCAATCATGTATTTATTTGCAATCAGGGTAGCAGTACGTTTATTACCATCCCAAAATAGTTGGTTACGCATATTGTGATACATTAATCGCAATGAGATTTCTGTAGCTGATTTTCCACTAGTTAGCAGTGAATCTAAAAACTTTGTTTCTTCATCAACGTCAACATCGTCTGGTCTAAAGAGTTCGTTTGAACCGATATTTACTCCGCCTTGTCCTGTCCTGAATTCTCCAGGGGCGAGTGAGTCATTCTTCGCTACAATAGCATTGATTTGCTTTTCTAGATCGAGGGATATTTCAGAATCATTATTGGTAATGAATTCCCACCCTCTTTTAATTTGAACAATTGTATTGAT
This sequence is a window from Companilactobacillus alimentarius DSM 20249. Protein-coding genes within it:
- a CDS encoding Fic family protein codes for the protein MILKDKFHLIKDQNRRFAKMNFTNLVHTNARFEGINTTLPQTQTIMDGLGVDGVSIDDINTIVQIKRGWEFITNNDSEISLDLEKQINAIVAKNDSLAPGEFRTGQGGVNIGSNELFRPDDVDVDEETKFLDSLLTSGKSATEISLRLMYHNMRNQLFWDGNKRTATLIANKYMIDNGAGLINVPLDLWSKWNELISEFYKTGNVNEILEWTYENAIQGINL